In one Bacillus thuringiensis genomic region, the following are encoded:
- a CDS encoding S-layer homology domain-containing protein gives MYTKLLKSITSLSLIGGALLYTNGSDVKAAEVGVFSDVPTSHWSYPAIKDLASKNIISGYGNGIFGFGDVATREQVAALIYRVLVPNKQGGSFSNDGTRFVLKDGSTFKNPYGDINQSSTMFPEEVLTLTNLGVFKGDENGQFRPKASVSRAEMAQILTNAFHLAAKQKHTFKDVPNPFWAENAISAVQSNGIADGTGDGNFEPYGTVTREQYAQFLYKTLKYKNANVKDTGDAALLTGFKEEVQKRINMYETNITLPYKTKNNNTEEVMNTLFNAYKEVASKNEYTNNNRSNVSYGLSGSPGNYTFTLKITYRETKEQTEYVMKQAKAIVSSITQVGMDDHEKVKAIHDYVVKHVSYDTSYKAYTAYEALVNRSAVCQGYALLTYQLLKEAGIENHFVTGTGDGQPHAWNLVKIENKWYHLDTTFDDPVPDEQGRVTYSYFNLSDEQIAKNHEWNRGDYPQATTNYYSTLTNKIAAGSTKTPAYQQILKDTKLNYLGNEYIANNYTELKNKMQQRYSTKPEKIEVLYKQSMNGALQDVKKAIGEIGYPQGANRVSYKAEPYNAKEGYSLVTITFTY, from the coding sequence ATGTATACAAAATTATTAAAATCAATTACATCATTATCACTTATTGGTGGTGCGTTGTTATATACAAATGGCAGTGATGTGAAAGCTGCTGAAGTGGGTGTTTTTTCTGATGTGCCGACATCACATTGGTCATATCCTGCAATTAAAGATTTAGCGAGTAAGAATATTATTTCCGGTTATGGAAATGGGATATTTGGTTTTGGAGATGTTGCGACAAGGGAGCAAGTTGCGGCTTTAATTTATCGAGTGTTAGTACCGAATAAACAAGGCGGTTCGTTTAGTAATGATGGAACTCGTTTCGTATTAAAGGATGGGTCTACGTTTAAAAATCCTTACGGTGATATTAATCAAAGTTCTACAATGTTCCCAGAAGAGGTATTAACTTTAACAAATTTAGGAGTTTTTAAAGGTGATGAAAATGGCCAATTTAGACCGAAAGCTTCTGTGAGTCGTGCGGAAATGGCACAAATTCTTACAAATGCTTTCCATCTTGCGGCAAAACAAAAACATACCTTTAAAGATGTTCCAAATCCGTTTTGGGCAGAAAACGCAATTAGTGCAGTGCAGTCAAATGGAATCGCAGATGGCACAGGAGACGGAAATTTTGAACCGTATGGTACAGTAACACGTGAACAGTATGCGCAATTTTTATATAAAACTTTAAAATATAAAAATGCTAATGTGAAAGATACAGGAGATGCGGCATTATTAACAGGGTTTAAAGAGGAAGTACAAAAGCGTATTAATATGTATGAAACGAATATTACACTTCCATATAAAACGAAAAATAATAATACAGAAGAAGTGATGAATACACTCTTTAACGCATATAAAGAAGTTGCAAGTAAAAATGAGTATACAAATAATAATAGATCGAATGTTTCATATGGACTTTCTGGATCACCTGGAAATTATACGTTTACGCTTAAGATTACATATCGTGAAACGAAAGAACAGACGGAATATGTCATGAAACAAGCGAAAGCAATCGTTTCTTCTATTACTCAAGTTGGAATGGATGATCACGAAAAAGTGAAGGCGATTCATGATTATGTAGTAAAACATGTTTCTTATGATACGTCTTATAAAGCTTACACAGCATATGAAGCACTTGTAAATCGTTCTGCAGTTTGCCAAGGTTACGCACTATTAACCTATCAATTATTAAAAGAAGCAGGAATTGAAAATCATTTCGTGACAGGAACTGGGGACGGACAACCCCATGCTTGGAATTTAGTGAAAATCGAAAACAAATGGTATCATCTTGATACAACATTCGATGATCCGGTTCCAGATGAGCAGGGCCGCGTAACGTATTCGTATTTCAATTTATCAGATGAACAAATCGCAAAAAATCATGAGTGGAACCGCGGAGACTACCCGCAAGCTACAACAAATTATTATAGTACACTGACAAATAAAATTGCGGCAGGTAGTACGAAAACGCCTGCATATCAGCAAATATTAAAAGATACAAAGTTAAATTATTTAGGAAATGAATATATCGCAAATAACTATACTGAATTAAAAAATAAAATGCAGCAGCGCTATAGTACAAAGCCAGAAAAGATAGAAGTACTTTATAAGCAATCAATGAACGGTGCACTGCAAGATGTGAAAAAGGCAATTGGGGAAATCGGTTATCCGCAAGGGGCAAATCGAGTTTCTTATAAAGCGGAGCCTTACAATGCGAAAGAAGGATATTCTTTAGTGACGATTACGTTTACGTATTAA
- a CDS encoding ATP-grasp domain-containing protein encodes MKIGIMGWDHEEYESKQLDEIAKELGYDSLLFSLQDVKMTVINNDFKLTVFNVDLKEFDTIISRAQIRPEYYQQDLELLKSIQEYTDCINENFDNYYMSESKMITQKLLTKCGVNVPDTFLVHSVEEIKNLWLTYKNIVIKPSFGYGGTDVERINEDFESYLPIVENLLSKYKNLLVQQYIPHPDGDIRVTTMGNEVFYAFRRIPNEKTWKANVAMGANIEVVKDYTLLKEIALKASNAIGLSLSGVDIIEYNNQFYVFEVNNCPGWYPLSVEEGREICKEIIEYSINLAKGRLVLK; translated from the coding sequence ATGAAAATTGGAATTATGGGTTGGGATCATGAAGAATACGAATCAAAACAACTAGATGAAATAGCAAAGGAATTGGGTTATGATAGTTTATTATTTAGTCTACAGGATGTCAAAATGACTGTAATAAATAATGATTTTAAATTAACAGTGTTTAATGTAGATTTAAAAGAATTTGACACTATTATATCAAGAGCGCAAATTAGGCCAGAATACTATCAACAGGATTTAGAATTATTGAAAAGCATTCAGGAGTATACAGATTGTATAAATGAGAATTTCGATAATTACTATATGTCGGAAAGTAAAATGATTACCCAAAAACTATTAACTAAATGTGGTGTGAATGTTCCAGATACTTTTCTAGTTCATTCAGTAGAAGAGATAAAAAATTTATGGCTGACATATAAAAATATAGTTATAAAGCCGTCATTTGGTTATGGTGGGACTGATGTAGAAAGAATTAATGAAGATTTTGAGAGTTATTTACCTATTGTAGAAAATTTATTATCAAAGTACAAAAACCTTTTAGTACAACAATATATTCCTCATCCTGATGGGGATATACGAGTTACTACAATGGGGAATGAAGTATTTTATGCATTTAGAAGAATTCCTAATGAAAAAACATGGAAAGCAAATGTGGCAATGGGAGCAAATATTGAAGTTGTAAAAGATTATACATTATTAAAAGAAATAGCTTTAAAAGCTTCTAATGCTATTGGTCTATCCTTATCTGGAGTAGATATTATTGAGTACAATAATCAATTTTATGTGTTTGAAGTAAACAATTGTCCAGGATGGTATCCTTTATCTGTTGAAGAGGGTAGAGAAATATGCAAGGAAATCATTGAATATAGTATTAACTTAGCAAAAGGTAGGTTGGTACTAAAATGA
- a CDS encoding helix-turn-helix domain-containing protein has protein sequence MEFNDLGITIKELRIKKNISQSELCHGICSQSQISKIEKGMIYPSSILLYQLSERLGIDPNNIFALTQNKRLKYVENVKYVIKDCLKQKQYKELYEIVKKEKNLNNFQTKDEKQFLIWHEAIAIFVVDKSIKTALDFLNNALKLTLTNSDFLSEREIDIMQTMAIFYAENKEYEKSINIFKKCLTNFNKLDFPRDKEIKLKLMLNLAKCFDFTYQHEEAIKYIDKGIKLAINLNTLYLLGELFYLKGQCLLKIKQHNVEEVIYNWKKALFIFELTEKEYYTKVIPDELIEIQNKKHS, from the coding sequence ATGGAATTTAACGATTTGGGTATTACCATTAAAGAACTTAGAATTAAAAAAAATATATCACAATCCGAATTATGTCATGGAATATGTTCACAAAGTCAAATTAGTAAGATTGAAAAAGGTATGATTTATCCATCTAGTATATTGTTATATCAATTATCAGAAAGACTTGGTATTGATCCAAATAACATATTTGCACTAACTCAAAACAAAAGATTAAAATATGTAGAAAATGTAAAATATGTAATAAAAGATTGCTTAAAACAAAAACAATATAAAGAACTTTATGAAATAGTAAAAAAAGAGAAAAACTTAAATAATTTTCAAACAAAAGATGAGAAACAATTTCTAATATGGCATGAAGCAATTGCTATATTTGTGGTGGATAAATCAATAAAAACTGCTTTAGATTTTTTAAATAATGCATTAAAACTGACTTTAACTAATTCTGATTTTTTATCAGAAAGAGAAATAGATATTATGCAAACAATGGCTATATTTTATGCGGAAAATAAAGAATATGAAAAAAGTATTAATATATTCAAAAAATGTTTAACTAATTTTAATAAGCTAGATTTTCCTAGAGATAAAGAAATTAAATTAAAACTCATGTTAAATTTAGCAAAATGTTTCGACTTCACATATCAACATGAAGAGGCAATAAAGTACATTGATAAAGGTATCAAATTAGCAATTAATCTAAATACTTTATACCTACTAGGTGAACTATTCTATTTAAAAGGTCAGTGTTTATTAAAAATTAAACAACATAATGTAGAAGAGGTTATTTATAACTGGAAAAAAGCATTATTTATATTTGAACTAACAGAAAAAGAATATTATACAAAAGTGATACCAGATGAACTTATTGAAATACAAAATAAAAAACACTCATAA
- a CDS encoding CGNR zinc finger domain-containing protein, with the protein MINNQIAPGRLEIIRDFLNTWEIPNDTRKPTDRLNTKKDVEDFIFKYFGDIHFSRDLEILHQFRKDLRISIELNTTNSLNKWLTQYPIEISIVNPENIQYNPKNKQDFFSEILIIIIESIAKNQWKRLKACPDCRWVFYDNSRNASKRWCGMYASEPKGRSCGTIAKVQRHRKKNKIQL; encoded by the coding sequence TTGATTAATAATCAAATAGCTCCAGGAAGATTAGAGATCATTCGTGATTTCTTAAATACTTGGGAAATTCCCAATGATACTCGTAAACCAACTGATCGTTTGAATACCAAAAAAGATGTAGAGGATTTTATTTTTAAGTATTTTGGAGATATACATTTTTCTAGAGATTTAGAGATACTGCATCAATTTCGTAAGGATTTACGAATATCAATAGAGTTAAATACAACTAATAGTTTAAATAAATGGTTAACTCAGTACCCTATAGAAATATCTATTGTTAATCCTGAAAATATTCAATATAATCCTAAAAATAAACAAGACTTTTTTAGTGAGATATTGATAATTATCATCGAAAGTATTGCAAAAAATCAGTGGAAACGGCTTAAAGCCTGTCCAGACTGTCGTTGGGTTTTTTATGATAATTCTCGCAATGCAAGTAAACGTTGGTGTGGAATGTATGCATCTGAACCTAAAGGTAGATCATGTGGCACCATTGCAAAAGTTCAGCGGCACCGTAAAAAAAATAAAATTCAATTATGA
- a CDS encoding DUF2798 domain-containing protein: MKINKKFEPLIFNIFMILGISSIISFVMVSMNVGYTALFLKSWMKTWGIAFVLAFLASKLLPFVVKRIMKIFTFVENDA; encoded by the coding sequence TTGAAAATCAATAAAAAATTCGAACCATTAATTTTTAATATCTTTATGATTTTAGGTATATCTAGTATTATCTCTTTCGTCATGGTTTCAATGAATGTTGGATATACAGCTTTATTTCTCAAATCATGGATGAAAACATGGGGAATTGCTTTCGTACTTGCATTTTTAGCTTCTAAATTACTACCCTTTGTAGTGAAAAGGATAATGAAAATATTCACTTTTGTTGAGAATGATGCTTAA
- a CDS encoding LCI fold-containing protein: MFKKLVVGALATGIALTGGIGAASADTQKAVSSPKQATCSIPYEYSNGKFKRTLYYSNGVYANSFNENVCGGTITWYLKHVQNGVAFYEGNLK; the protein is encoded by the coding sequence ATGTTCAAGAAATTAGTAGTAGGAGCGTTAGCAACAGGTATTGCATTAACAGGAGGAATTGGTGCAGCTTCAGCTGATACACAAAAAGCTGTGAGCTCTCCGAAGCAAGCAACATGCTCAATTCCTTATGAGTATTCTAATGGGAAATTCAAAAGAACTCTTTATTACTCAAATGGAGTATATGCTAATAGTTTTAATGAAAATGTTTGTGGCGGGACGATTACGTGGTATTTAAAACATGTTCAAAATGGAGTTGCTTTTTACGAAGGTAATTTAAAATAG
- a CDS encoding aspartyl-phosphate phosphatase Spo0E family protein → MVNKLCFSHTKVLHLSQEIDKLINKYMIIKKGTL, encoded by the coding sequence CTGGTAAATAAACTTTGCTTTAGTCATACGAAAGTCCTCCATTTAAGTCAGGAAATTGATAAGTTAATTAATAAATATATGATTATAAAAAAAGGAACCCTATAA
- a CDS encoding MDR family MFS transporter codes for MVSEKIPVPIKILLTAVLFMNTGSFMIMPFLAIHLTNDLHFSSWEVGTILTTILISQRGLPIFTGFIGDRVSHTINILLGVVIRAVGFGLFVFASDFWSVSIASFFIGFGGALFDPSITAFFTTQKEALRKKIFTYFNQMLNAGVIVGPLVGALLVQFDPVYPFTIASIAMLLLAFVLFVYRNKYPKTFKDTKKILASLKDTASNKLFLLFMCIMPLFWIMFVQLNISFPVKAYNLTDNKQLVSSIFILNGVSGLLLMFLLRKIFISKHPLIMVKLGVLIMGLSIGAIPLISSIYWMLFCIFLYTLGETLALPGAEMTVAQFSNNKPAGLFFGIFQAFWAFGGTIGNYLGAWLNKFNHISIYWLIFLAIGILASLLFHIVHQKMEQPISSSKKHNMSI; via the coding sequence ATGGTTAGCGAAAAAATTCCTGTTCCCATCAAGATTTTGCTTACAGCTGTTTTATTTATGAATACAGGAAGTTTTATGATAATGCCTTTTTTAGCAATACATTTAACTAATGATCTCCACTTCTCTTCTTGGGAAGTGGGGACCATTTTAACTACAATTCTTATTTCACAAAGAGGGTTGCCAATATTCACTGGTTTTATAGGTGACCGAGTAAGCCATACAATAAATATTCTTCTAGGAGTTGTAATAAGAGCGGTAGGATTTGGATTATTTGTTTTTGCTAGTGATTTTTGGTCAGTAAGTATCGCCTCATTTTTTATTGGTTTTGGAGGAGCATTATTTGATCCATCTATTACTGCTTTCTTTACTACTCAAAAAGAGGCGCTACGAAAGAAAATATTTACTTATTTTAACCAAATGCTTAATGCAGGCGTAATTGTGGGGCCTTTAGTTGGGGCCTTATTAGTTCAATTTGATCCAGTATATCCATTTACGATTGCAAGTATCGCTATGCTACTTTTAGCATTTGTTCTTTTTGTATATCGTAATAAGTATCCTAAGACGTTTAAAGATACTAAAAAAATATTGGCAAGCTTAAAGGATACAGCTTCAAATAAGTTATTTTTACTATTTATGTGTATTATGCCTTTATTTTGGATTATGTTTGTTCAATTAAATATTTCTTTTCCAGTCAAAGCATACAATTTAACTGACAATAAACAATTAGTAAGTTCTATTTTTATTTTAAATGGTGTTTCCGGATTATTATTAATGTTCTTATTAAGAAAAATATTTATTAGTAAGCATCCCTTGATTATGGTAAAACTAGGCGTTTTGATTATGGGACTCTCAATTGGTGCTATTCCACTAATTTCATCAATTTATTGGATGTTATTTTGTATATTTCTTTATACTCTTGGAGAAACACTTGCCCTTCCAGGTGCTGAAATGACTGTTGCTCAGTTTAGTAACAATAAACCTGCAGGCTTATTTTTCGGTATTTTCCAAGCCTTTTGGGCCTTTGGAGGCACTATTGGTAACTATCTTGGAGCTTGGTTAAATAAATTTAATCACATATCGATCTACTGGTTAATATTTTTAGCGATTGGAATTCTAGCTTCTCTATTGTTCCATATAGTTCATCAAAAGATGGAACAACCTATTTCTTCTTCTAAAAAACATAATATGAGTATTTAA
- a CDS encoding aspartate aminotransferase family protein has product MSTFSLSKSSVLKPNISKSYPIVKYGKGVYIYDQENKKYLDGCSGAIVANIGHGVKEIAEIAYNQLSKIAFTYRTQFTNSPLEELGNKITQLSPNLNHIFFSNSGSEATETALRLAIQYWQELGKAKKNIILSRKISYHGVTLGALSMSGSDRRIKFEDILTYKPAIPTPYCYRCPFSKDPETCNLECATAIESVIKEMGSENIAGIIMEPVVGASGGAITPSESYFKIVKKICDKYDILLICDEVMTGLGRTGEWFGINNWNVEPDIIALGKGMSAGYTPISGVLFNQKIYDAIHAGSGIAVYGHTYSGNPGSAAISLGVLNYIESNDLITNVRKNEAIIRKNLNELKNRFEFIGDVRGIGLLWGVELVSNKEKRSPFPRNLNIADIIVDIALEKGLLIYPVKNMINYSEGDAFLIAPPFTITENELEELFNILTDSLLSLEQHILKVEKK; this is encoded by the coding sequence ATGAGTACATTCAGCCTTTCAAAATCATCCGTCTTAAAACCGAATATTTCCAAATCATATCCTATTGTAAAGTATGGAAAAGGAGTTTACATATATGATCAAGAGAATAAGAAATATTTAGATGGCTGCTCTGGAGCGATAGTGGCTAATATTGGTCATGGTGTAAAAGAAATTGCAGAAATTGCATACAATCAGCTCTCAAAAATTGCGTTTACATATAGAACACAATTTACTAATTCGCCTTTAGAAGAGCTAGGTAATAAAATTACGCAACTCTCCCCCAATCTCAATCATATCTTTTTTTCTAATAGTGGATCAGAAGCAACTGAAACGGCATTACGTTTAGCTATTCAATATTGGCAAGAACTTGGAAAAGCAAAAAAAAACATAATATTATCAAGAAAGATTAGTTATCATGGAGTAACTTTAGGTGCCCTTTCGATGTCGGGGAGTGATCGTAGAATAAAATTTGAAGATATTCTAACTTATAAACCAGCTATTCCAACACCATACTGTTATAGATGCCCTTTCTCTAAGGATCCTGAAACTTGTAATTTAGAATGTGCAACCGCTATAGAGTCTGTAATTAAAGAAATGGGAAGCGAGAATATTGCTGGGATTATCATGGAACCTGTTGTAGGAGCATCAGGTGGAGCGATTACACCATCTGAGAGCTACTTTAAGATAGTTAAAAAAATATGTGATAAGTACGATATCCTGCTAATATGTGACGAAGTGATGACGGGTTTAGGTCGAACTGGAGAGTGGTTTGGAATCAACAACTGGAATGTTGAGCCAGATATTATTGCTCTTGGTAAAGGGATGAGTGCAGGCTATACCCCAATTTCAGGTGTTTTGTTTAATCAAAAAATTTATGATGCAATACATGCTGGTTCTGGAATAGCAGTATATGGGCACACATACAGTGGAAACCCAGGTTCTGCTGCCATTTCATTAGGGGTATTAAACTATATTGAGTCTAACGATCTTATAACAAATGTTCGTAAAAACGAAGCAATTATAAGAAAAAACCTAAATGAATTAAAGAATAGATTTGAATTTATTGGCGATGTAAGAGGCATAGGTTTACTTTGGGGGGTAGAATTAGTCTCCAATAAAGAAAAACGAAGTCCTTTCCCACGGAATCTTAATATTGCAGATATTATTGTAGATATTGCTTTAGAAAAAGGACTATTAATATATCCTGTTAAAAATATGATTAACTATTCAGAGGGTGATGCTTTCTTAATAGCTCCCCCATTTACTATCACAGAAAATGAATTAGAGGAATTATTTAATATATTGACAGATTCATTATTAAGTTTAGAGCAGCACATATTAAAGGTAGAGAAAAAATAA
- a CDS encoding thioesterase family protein codes for MELIAGLKSKFTHEISENELATNWRNDVPVLATPVLLWLTELSCMKTIEQSELSTNQMTVGYAHEMKHLAATPMGHTINIESELVEVSGKKLIFKVVGYDFHDKVVEGYHTRFIIDKEKFLKNLAQKELVK; via the coding sequence ATGGAATTAATTGCGGGTTTAAAAAGTAAGTTTACCCATGAGATATCAGAAAATGAACTTGCTACCAATTGGAGGAATGATGTACCGGTATTAGCGACGCCAGTATTATTATGGCTGACTGAATTAAGCTGCATGAAAACAATTGAACAAAGCGAATTAAGCACAAACCAAATGACAGTAGGATATGCGCATGAGATGAAACATTTAGCTGCTACTCCAATGGGGCATACTATAAATATTGAAAGTGAGCTTGTAGAAGTAAGTGGAAAAAAGCTGATTTTTAAAGTTGTAGGTTATGATTTTCACGATAAGGTAGTAGAGGGATATCATACTCGTTTTATTATTGATAAGGAAAAATTCCTAAAGAATTTAGCACAGAAAGAATTGGTCAAATGA
- a CDS encoding thioesterase family protein, with translation MNFQVDSLGKYEYVVQEKDLANNWENDVEVLATPVLLWLAEVSCMDAIKNQIEENYMSLGLGHYEMKHLAPSLYNEKVTIHSKLIKVDKNKLLFEVEAFDESNKILSGFHERAVVKKEKFSKKLEEKREAIKVNG, from the coding sequence ATGAACTTTCAAGTTGATTCTTTAGGAAAATATGAATATGTAGTTCAAGAAAAGGACTTAGCAAACAACTGGGAAAATGACGTAGAAGTATTAGCAACCCCCGTTTTACTCTGGTTAGCAGAAGTATCTTGTATGGATGCTATTAAAAACCAAATTGAAGAAAATTATATGTCTTTAGGGCTAGGTCATTATGAAATGAAGCATTTGGCCCCATCTCTTTATAATGAGAAAGTAACAATTCATTCAAAATTAATTAAAGTTGATAAAAATAAATTGCTTTTTGAAGTTGAGGCATTCGATGAAAGTAATAAAATATTAAGTGGTTTTCATGAAAGAGCTGTAGTAAAAAAAGAAAAATTCTCAAAAAAATTAGAAGAAAAAAGAGAGGCAATCAAAGTCAATGGTTAG
- a CDS encoding MDR family MFS transporter, which produces MREHKEKLPLHIKILIVSAFLMNAGTFMVSPFLVVYLSINLKFTPIEVGTIISANLICGRALPIVTGLLGDRISHRLTLFIGIAIRAFGFIGYGLFTDFWGLVFASALTGIGGAFYDPSVTSIFATQDSKNRKRIFTYLNQALNAGAVLGPLFAALLLGIDATTPFIISGLVLVCIFVTLFMFNKHFITQTTTTNVLKSIKEIIGNKAYLKYISAMMLFWAMFAQLTISIPIHVFNITQSEKYISFIFIANGITGLIFMFFLRKYFEKHEALNLIKIGMLICAASFILIPLTQSLVWLVLIIVVFTLGETLILPSSDMAVADYSQGNNTGGYFGLFEISFAGGTLIGNYIGMWLMEMNSIYPWIIYCGITCFTCWLISRLNTKQNVISLNMEKETGV; this is translated from the coding sequence ATGAGGGAACATAAAGAAAAACTTCCTCTCCATATAAAAATTTTGATTGTATCAGCATTCCTAATGAATGCTGGTACTTTCATGGTGAGTCCTTTTTTAGTAGTTTATCTATCAATTAATCTTAAATTCACGCCAATAGAAGTTGGTACTATTATTTCAGCGAATCTGATTTGTGGTAGAGCACTTCCTATTGTAACAGGTCTATTAGGGGATAGAATTAGTCATCGACTCACCTTGTTTATTGGCATAGCGATTAGAGCATTTGGGTTTATTGGCTATGGACTATTTACAGATTTTTGGGGGCTTGTATTTGCATCTGCATTAACTGGGATAGGAGGGGCTTTTTATGATCCTTCTGTTACATCAATTTTTGCTACACAAGATTCAAAAAATAGAAAAAGAATTTTTACCTATTTAAATCAAGCATTAAATGCAGGTGCTGTTTTAGGTCCGTTATTTGCTGCCCTATTACTCGGAATAGATGCTACTACACCATTTATAATTAGTGGTTTAGTATTAGTTTGTATTTTTGTTACATTATTTATGTTTAATAAACATTTCATAACACAGACTACAACTACTAATGTATTAAAAAGTATAAAAGAAATTATAGGTAATAAAGCATATTTAAAATATATTTCTGCAATGATGTTATTTTGGGCGATGTTTGCACAATTAACAATATCGATCCCGATACATGTGTTTAATATTACCCAAAGTGAAAAGTATATTAGTTTTATATTTATTGCAAATGGAATAACGGGTCTAATATTCATGTTTTTCTTACGAAAATATTTTGAAAAACATGAAGCACTAAACTTAATAAAAATAGGGATGTTAATTTGTGCTGCTAGTTTTATATTAATCCCACTAACTCAATCCTTAGTGTGGCTAGTATTAATTATAGTTGTATTTACATTGGGAGAAACATTAATCTTACCAAGTTCAGATATGGCAGTTGCAGACTATAGTCAAGGAAACAATACTGGAGGGTATTTTGGATTGTTTGAAATTTCTTTTGCAGGAGGAACCCTAATCGGAAATTATATTGGAATGTGGCTTATGGAAATGAATTCTATTTATCCATGGATTATTTATTGTGGCATTACATGTTTTACTTGTTGGTTAATTAGTAGGCTAAATACGAAACAAAATGTCATTTCCTTAAACATGGAAAAAGAAACGGGGGTTTAA
- a CDS encoding acyl-CoA dehydrogenase family protein, which produces MEFNWNSVQQAMKTKYTQFSTTLNENAAECYQNRSFDFETWNQITKEGIWKIPVPEEYGGLGMSWWEFSAALEGLASRSTDLGFLLSIIAHIGCLRVLLLHGTEEQKHYYLNELMNGKIGATAITESTGGSDVARIRTAGEYDANQIILNGKKSHITNAPIADIVVLVGRIPELGKQDITLFILEKDLEGLSFGEKEDMFGNRTSPTGDIYLNNVSITNKSILGHPGDGLQTLYNMISLDRLLYGLVAAAFMEGLMFKSLEYSNDRVAFKTPIANHQYIQQKLTDIKMNIETTKLITYSALEKLIKNDDEASLMCSMAKYIGTESLFQTAQHVMQIHGHSGYMVGQISKLFQDSAGTRIAGGTSDIQRVNMFNQMQKIYQNREAVVWN; this is translated from the coding sequence ATGGAATTTAATTGGAATAGTGTTCAGCAAGCAATGAAGACAAAATATACCCAGTTTAGTACAACATTAAATGAAAACGCAGCAGAATGTTATCAGAACAGATCGTTTGATTTTGAAACATGGAATCAAATTACTAAAGAAGGAATCTGGAAAATTCCCGTACCAGAAGAGTATGGAGGATTAGGAATGTCTTGGTGGGAATTTTCGGCAGCCCTTGAAGGGTTAGCATCACGCTCTACAGATTTAGGGTTTTTATTATCTATAATTGCTCATATTGGTTGCTTACGAGTTCTTCTTTTACATGGAACAGAAGAACAAAAACATTATTATTTAAATGAGTTGATGAACGGTAAGATTGGTGCAACTGCTATTACAGAATCAACAGGTGGATCCGATGTAGCACGAATCCGTACAGCTGGTGAATATGATGCAAACCAAATTATTCTTAATGGTAAAAAATCGCATATAACAAATGCACCAATCGCGGATATTGTTGTTCTAGTTGGAAGAATTCCAGAATTGGGGAAACAAGATATTACTTTATTTATCCTAGAAAAAGACCTGGAAGGGTTAAGTTTTGGTGAAAAAGAAGATATGTTCGGAAATCGGACAAGTCCAACAGGTGATATTTATTTAAATAACGTGAGTATCACGAATAAATCTATATTAGGTCACCCAGGGGATGGCTTACAAACTTTATATAATATGATTTCTTTGGATCGACTTTTATATGGACTGGTTGCTGCTGCATTTATGGAAGGATTGATGTTTAAAAGTTTGGAATATTCTAACGATAGGGTAGCGTTTAAAACTCCAATTGCAAATCATCAATATATACAACAGAAGCTAACAGATATAAAAATGAACATAGAAACTACAAAATTAATTACTTATTCTGCTTTAGAAAAATTAATAAAAAATGATGACGAGGCGTCTTTAATGTGTTCAATGGCTAAATATATTGGAACTGAGTCTCTTTTCCAGACAGCACAACATGTAATGCAAATACATGGTCATAGTGGGTATATGGTAGGTCAAATATCTAAACTATTCCAAGATTCTGCAGGAACTAGAATAGCAGGGGGAACTAGTGATATTCAAAGAGTTAATATGTTTAATCAAATGCAAAAAATATATCAAAATCGGGAGGCAGTTGTATGGAATTAA